Proteins from a genomic interval of Solea solea chromosome 10, fSolSol10.1, whole genome shotgun sequence:
- the LOC131467025 gene encoding mitotic interactor and substrate of PLK1-like, with protein MESDSSDDSQSDSGVSADFSPCSTSESNTNSSNGIVFKETPIEKEIRRNVEREKSLRRSRGLPNLPSSPEYVEIPLRKTTVCQSLTTKSERKDRELAGKKMQHEIHEETQREQVLVQLGKVPGFYDKGTVGQLEHRKQVFEAFQKPSESTFAVSARSKTPFCSSASDISTLGDTSSEGSTIEGEERRLSVDLLSPKKSAYYVGGNPTNSTPQRGGFSKVTGDHFIIPGSNLTGPTQKSYTMQVTTVDFGASNISSSGTGRHGRMNRRTLGKEDEEETEVSPKDNPFFKLRSSKNIVKVERDIREAQEREKELHKQRISLYGGEGVQRPTMSSSSMKGLAVLDSPGSSPRCETGPSAAHWSPGKLNMWIPAQAEEKRTVVQEVRRSSRIPRQKNPLVERWESGLINDHNKEED; from the exons atgGAGAGCGACTCGAGTGATGACAGCCAGAGCGACAGTGGAGTATCAGCAGACTTCTCCCCGTGCAGTACTTCGGAGAGCAACACCAACAGCTCTAATGGGATTGTATTCAAAGAAACTCCCATTGAGAAGGAGATTCGAAGGAATGTAGAACGTGAGAAAAGCCTGAGAAGGTCCAGAGGACTTCCAAATCTACCCTCTTCCCCAGAGTATGTAGAAATTCCTTTAAGAAAAACTACTGTCTGTCAGTCGCTCACCACTAAGTCTGAGAGGAAAGACAGGGAGCTTGCAGGCAAGAAAATGCAGCATGAAATCCACGAGGAGACCCAGCGAGAGCAGGTTCTGGTCCAGCTGGGTAAAGTTCCTGGTTTCTATGACAAAGGCACAGTTGGCCAACTCGAACATAGGAAACAGGTCTTTGAAGCCTTTCAGAAACCAAGTGAATCAACTTTCGCCGTCTCAGCCAGGAGTAAAACCCCATTCTGCTCGTCAGCCAGTGACATTTCAACACTGGGGGATACCTCGTCGGAGGGATCCACCATtgaaggtgaggagaggagactgAGCGTAGACCTGTTAAGTCCCAAAAAGAGCGCGTACTACGTAGGAGGGAATCCGACCAACTCCACTCCCCAAAGAGGGGGCTTCTCCAAGGTAACAGGTGACCATTTCATCATCCCAGGAAGTAACCTGACTGGCCCGACACAGAAGAGTTACACAATGCAGGTCACCACAGTCGACTTTGGAGCTTCAAACATCTCATCGTCTGGGACAGGAAGGCACGGCAGGATGAACAGGAGAACACTTGgaaaggaggatgaagaggagacgGAGGTGTCACCCAAAGATAACCCCTTTTTCAAGCTACGCTCTTCGAAAAATATAGTTAAAGTGGAGCGGGATATCCGGGAGGCCcaagaaagggagaaggagcTTCACAAACAGAGAATCAGCCTGTATGGAGGGGAAGGAGTGCAGAGGCCTACAATGTCTTCCTCCTCAATGAAAGGACTGGCTGTTCTTGACTCACCTGGCTCATCCCCCAGGTGTGAAACTGGACCCTCAGCAG CACACTGGTCACCTGGCAAACTTAACATGTGGATCCCAGCCCAAGCTGAAGAGAAGAGGACTGTTGTGCAAGAG GTCCGCCGTAGTTCCCGGATCCCCAGACAGAAGAACCCTCTAGTAGAGCGGTGGGAGTCCGGCCTGATCAATGACCACAACAAGGAAGAAGACTGA
- the lrrc42 gene encoding leucine-rich repeat-containing protein 42 isoform X1 produces MDNDSVYVREKGSLRRVSEVVLSQPKPVSSSCRRTNPFVPKKEHFIFTYNAEGSLRYSTKSLFDITLLFVADNIHHVDSLVGFPEQVGDRLFAAAEENRVFVNTDISPKALQLFGDAYGQMVLGSLCLRNRFPLLHERMDEIKTFHSLKSLDLFGCRLDDDHEIFQHLTSTSLANSLTHLFIGGNSLSDVGLQRLTAPIRILRKGLDCLQLLDVSYNPISERALRYLTCLPKLEKLDVSGTRLKFGAGLKKTILKVLGLIYSEEPLDAFDHSRCKTEGWAEQVVNQWETNSSQMPKQKKIEASRTSALRFFGRQKFVREVLKAAPLVCDSADEAKSERLHFYRPAANNHTPENQDPFKENHRVKNSCQGVKKRPHQSDGCDGEHRSPPTKRLPSSALTAEDVDLLNSY; encoded by the exons ATGGACAATGATAGCGTTTATGTCCGCGAGAAAGGTTCCCTCCGGCGTGTCAGCGAGGTCGTCCTTTCGCAGCCAAAGCCAGTGTCTTCTTCATGTAGGAGAACAAATCCGTTTGTGCCGAAAAAGGAACATTTTATATTCACCTACAACGCGGAGGGAAGTCTGAGATACTCCACGAAATCTCTCTTTGACATCACCCTGTTGTTCGTCGCTGACAACATTCACCACGTGGACTCTTTAGTAGGTTTCCCAGAGCAAGTGGGAGACAGGCTTTTTGCAGCTGCAGAAGAGAATCGTGTGTTTGTGAACACAGACATTTCTCCAAAAGCCCTGCAGTTATTCGGTGATGCTTATGGGCAGATGGTGCTCGGATCCCTCTGTCTACGAAACAG GTTCCCCCTCTTGCACGAGAGGatggatgaaataaaaacattccaCAGTTTGAAGTCCTTGGATTTGTTCGGCTGCAGATTGGACGATGACCACGAGATATTCCAGCATCTAACATCTACCTCATTAGCAAA CAGCCTGACTCATCTTTTTATTGGTGGCAACAGCCTCTCTGATGTTGGATTACAAAGACTGACAGCACCTATCCGGATATTGAGGAAGGGACTGGACTGTCTTCAGCTCCTGGATGTTTCCT ATAATCCTATCTCAGAAAGGGCCCTCAGATACCTCACATGCCTGCCCAAACTTGAAAAGCTCGATGTATCTGGCACAAGGTTGAAG TTTGGTGCAGGTTTGAAGAAGACGATATTGAAAGTGTTGGGACTCATTTATTCAGAGGAACCACTGGATGCCTTTGATCACTCGAGGTGTAAAACTGAAGGCTGGGCAGAGCAG GTCGTAAATCAGTGGGAAACAAATAGTTCACAAATgccaaaacagaagaaaatcgAAGCATCAAGAACATCAGCGCTTCGCTTTT ttGGGAGGCAGAAGTTTGTCAGAGAAGTCCTGAAAGCAGCACCCCTGGTATGTGACAGTGCAGATGAGGCCAAGAGTGAGAGACTGCATTTCTACAGACCAGCAGCCAATAATCATACACCTGAGAATCAGGATCCTTTTAAGGAAAACCATCGAGTGAAGAATTCCTGTCAGGGTGTCAAAAAAAGACCTCACCAGTCAGATGGGTGTGACGGCGAACATCGTAGCCCTCCGACAAAACGATTGCCCTCCTCAGCTCTCACTGCAGAGGACGTTGACTTGTTGAACAGCTACTGA
- the lrrc42 gene encoding leucine-rich repeat-containing protein 42 isoform X2, translated as MDNDSVYVREKGSLRRVSEVVLSQPKPVSSSCRRTNPFVPKKEHFIFTYNAEGSLRYSTKSLFDITLLFVADNIHHVDSLVGFPEQVGDRLFAAAEENRVFVNTDISPKALQLFGDAYGQMVLGSLCLRNRFPLLHERMDEIKTFHSLKSLDLFGCRLDDDHEIFQHLTSTSLANLTHLFIGGNSLSDVGLQRLTAPIRILRKGLDCLQLLDVSYNPISERALRYLTCLPKLEKLDVSGTRLKFGAGLKKTILKVLGLIYSEEPLDAFDHSRCKTEGWAEQVVNQWETNSSQMPKQKKIEASRTSALRFFGRQKFVREVLKAAPLVCDSADEAKSERLHFYRPAANNHTPENQDPFKENHRVKNSCQGVKKRPHQSDGCDGEHRSPPTKRLPSSALTAEDVDLLNSY; from the exons ATGGACAATGATAGCGTTTATGTCCGCGAGAAAGGTTCCCTCCGGCGTGTCAGCGAGGTCGTCCTTTCGCAGCCAAAGCCAGTGTCTTCTTCATGTAGGAGAACAAATCCGTTTGTGCCGAAAAAGGAACATTTTATATTCACCTACAACGCGGAGGGAAGTCTGAGATACTCCACGAAATCTCTCTTTGACATCACCCTGTTGTTCGTCGCTGACAACATTCACCACGTGGACTCTTTAGTAGGTTTCCCAGAGCAAGTGGGAGACAGGCTTTTTGCAGCTGCAGAAGAGAATCGTGTGTTTGTGAACACAGACATTTCTCCAAAAGCCCTGCAGTTATTCGGTGATGCTTATGGGCAGATGGTGCTCGGATCCCTCTGTCTACGAAACAG GTTCCCCCTCTTGCACGAGAGGatggatgaaataaaaacattccaCAGTTTGAAGTCCTTGGATTTGTTCGGCTGCAGATTGGACGATGACCACGAGATATTCCAGCATCTAACATCTACCTCATTAGCAAA CCTGACTCATCTTTTTATTGGTGGCAACAGCCTCTCTGATGTTGGATTACAAAGACTGACAGCACCTATCCGGATATTGAGGAAGGGACTGGACTGTCTTCAGCTCCTGGATGTTTCCT ATAATCCTATCTCAGAAAGGGCCCTCAGATACCTCACATGCCTGCCCAAACTTGAAAAGCTCGATGTATCTGGCACAAGGTTGAAG TTTGGTGCAGGTTTGAAGAAGACGATATTGAAAGTGTTGGGACTCATTTATTCAGAGGAACCACTGGATGCCTTTGATCACTCGAGGTGTAAAACTGAAGGCTGGGCAGAGCAG GTCGTAAATCAGTGGGAAACAAATAGTTCACAAATgccaaaacagaagaaaatcgAAGCATCAAGAACATCAGCGCTTCGCTTTT ttGGGAGGCAGAAGTTTGTCAGAGAAGTCCTGAAAGCAGCACCCCTGGTATGTGACAGTGCAGATGAGGCCAAGAGTGAGAGACTGCATTTCTACAGACCAGCAGCCAATAATCATACACCTGAGAATCAGGATCCTTTTAAGGAAAACCATCGAGTGAAGAATTCCTGTCAGGGTGTCAAAAAAAGACCTCACCAGTCAGATGGGTGTGACGGCGAACATCGTAGCCCTCCGACAAAACGATTGCCCTCCTCAGCTCTCACTGCAGAGGACGTTGACTTGTTGAACAGCTACTGA
- the palm3 gene encoding paralemmin-3 isoform X4, which yields MDEAEKYQLRVEAIAEKRRQQDEQEKVRREMEEEKLRLQQLKRKSLRDQWLMEGAPLSPTSLAAQSPHSPLWGSQAQEMEKHIDKLQAESQRLADESEKELLEDGQAQTFHSSPVPFTQQQAVKVSDAGAGTIQDVVQNGETKATATIETSDAEVNITQSPLLDGTAVVLTNGGGAAFKDDNHEAKEPFSVSEGVLSMRVEPGLSLAVPEAEPGHVPEVNLNGGEDEGTLVMRAECVIVTDEADDAPEDNANTPEADEQESVQEMPLPHQGVSKDHREIVEEVIKTETAPETFTQPDRSTAPESAPEAQLDTGAGDVEGDIETNESAEAEAQGTQLQLQPPATALEGTAMASVPVYSETQPSAVTPIAEVEAVMSPEGAQDPVTVSDQFQEVPLADPHENQRTEAVLAEQEPLLSQVKAPSVRAEAAAAAAEVNSPVNTDTHSPVRARQGEETEAPKRKTCQCCSVM from the exons AGGAAATCGTTAAGGGACCAGTGGCTGATGGAAGGAGCTCCCCTGTCCCCGACGTCTCTTGCTGCCCAGAGCCCTCACTCGCCTCTGTGGGGCTCCCAGGCCCAGGAGATGGAAAAGCACATTGACAA GTTGCAGGCAGAGAGTCAGCGGTTGGCGGATGAGAGCGAGAAGGAGTTGCTGGAGGATGGACAAGCA CAAACTTTTCATTCCTCTCCTGTCCCTTTTACCCAGCAGCAGGCAGTGAAGGTGTCAGACGCGGGAGCAG GAACGATCCAAGATGTTGTGCAGAACGGAGAAACAAAGGCAACGGCAACAATAG aAACAAGTGATGCGGAAGTAAATATAACCCAAAGCCCTCTACTGGACGGAACTGCGGTTGTGTTAACTAACGGTGGAGGAGCAGCATTTAAAGATGATAATCACGAGGCCAAGGAACCCTTCAGCGTTTCGGAAGGAGTCCTTTCCATGAGGGTGGAACCTGGGTTGAGTCTCGCTGTCCCTGAGGCAGAGCCTGGACATGTTCCAGAGGTCAACTTGAATGGGGGCGAAGACGAAGGAACGTTGGTGATGAGAGCAGAGTGTGTGATTGTCACAGATGAAGCTGATGATGCGCCTGAGGATAATGCTAATACACCCGAGGCAGACGAGCAGGAGTCTGTGCAGGAAATGCCCCTGCCACATCAAGGAGTGAGCAAAGATCACAGGGAAATTGTGGAGGaggtaataaaaacagaaacggCTCCAGAAACGTTTACACAGCCAGATCGGAGCACAGCGCCTGAATCCGCTCCAGAGGCACAACTAGATACTGGAGCTGGAGATGTGGAGGGTGACATCGAGACAAACGAAAGCGCTGAAGCTGAAGCACAGGGAACACAACTGCAACTGCAGCCTCCGGCCACGGCTCTAGAGGGCACTGCAATGGCTTCAGTGCCGGTTTACTCTGAGACGCAGCCCTCCGCTGTCACACCCATAGCTGAAGTTGAAGCTGTAATGTCACCAGAGGGAGCCCAAGATCCTGTGACCGTGTCTGACCAGTTTCAGGAGGTGCCCCTGGCCGATCCCCACGAGAACCAGAGGACAGAGGCAGTGCTGGCAGAGCAGGAGCCTCTTCTGTCTCAGGTCAAAGCCCCTAGTGtcagagcagaagcagcagcagcagcagcagaagtaaaCAGCCCGGtcaatacagacacacacagcccagTGAGGGCTCGTCAGGGAGAGGAGACTGAAGCACCCAAACGCAAAACCTGCCAGTGCTGCTCTGTCATGTAA